In Trichoplusia ni isolate ovarian cell line Hi5 chromosome 10, tn1, whole genome shotgun sequence, the genomic window TTTATCTCAAACctcttttcattttcatttaatcttaCGCTGATACGTCACAGACCTGAAGGTTACGCAAATATTTAGGCAGTCTTctatcacaataaaaacaactattatTTCCTTCCATCTGGTTCTGCAGCGACCGTATCTCAAAGGCAAATGACAATTTTagaagcaacaaaaaaaattaaaatcaggATTATGAATCTCTGATGTATATAGCGATTGCTGTTGACTAGTCAAAACAAGTTCCCGCTAATGACACCATTTATGACaacaacagaaaaaatatactattgcCTTATGTTAATCCCACAAAAGGTAAAGTGTAGGTGTTGAATACAGACAAGTCTATTGCAATTGGTCTAGacattaaatagaaatataaatttggAAACGGTGGGAATTcgtacttaaaatttaatttaaagcttttgtagccaaaacaaaagaatatcatAAACTTCTTCCCGACAGAGTCGGGTAAAAAATACTCTAAGTTATAACAATCACTTGCGGATTAGTTTCCACTGCATAACGTTGTCTGCACGTACCGGTAGTACTTAGTTCCAATTGTTACATGATTGTGACTGAGCATTACTTTCAAAGCGTAACAAGCTTAAGTAATGTTAAATGTACCGTTGAAATACACCGATATTGATTCTTAGCTTTCCGATTCTGGGTGGTTTAGGAAATCAGGTATCGCTGCAAAGTACATAGGTAGTAATCAAAACGTAAGAGCAAAagtacgataaaaataatactatcaaACTGAGTCccatattatttgtttgttttttacataGTAAGTAATCTAACAGCCGCACGGCTGTGCTGATCTGCATAACAAGAATGATACTTAGGTAAATAACATTCTAAAGTTGATTAGGCATTGGCATGACATCAAAGGGCTATGCTATACGTCTACTATACAGCGTTCTTGGATACAAGCTGTGAGAGTATAAGCAATTGCAGGTCAATGTAATTTTATCTTAAGCTGCATCGTCATTAACTCTTGAGAGATAATTAAGGTAAAACTAGTAAATAATGTCGAAAATTTGAGAGATAAGACTGTTGTGAAATTAAACAAACTCTATAGATCTTCCTATACATTAcgattttttctataatatactATGTCTATACATTCTGATTAgaaatttctatacaaaagacgttttataaattatctacTAAAATAACGAAATTCAAAAATACGTGCACCTTACaagcaataaacaaaaaataaaattatctcatCGCACAAAAACAACACCACagataaagataaaacaaaactcacGTCATAATCACACCACGAATTCTGTCATTTTCGAAAACGACCACTTTATCACTAGATCACCATCACCAAATGACTTAATGTACATCTACTTGATTTATATCGGGAGTACATTGAAGCGATATAAATCTAGTACGTATGGACATTATGAACATGGTAAAAAACTTACGAGTTAGAACGAAGAGCGGTCTCGCGCGTATGTATGCCATTCCGGTCGGACTGTGACGGTGTGGCGCGATGGCGGGTCGGCCGAAGTCCACAGCCGCGTTAATCCTACCACTGCCTTCGCTGTTGCGAACTCGACCGGGCTTGGCACTACTTGCCAGCTGTTTAAAAAACCGATGCGGATTGCATGCGTGATTGATGCGGCCTGTATATGTTGCTGCTTGTTTTTATGTTACACTGGATGTATGGATCTTGGGGGTTTTGGTACTTATTTTGATACTTGTACGCTTGATGAGGGTCAATATGCTTTATGGAGATTCGCTAGAAAGAGTTTGGTTATATCTACTAGGATAAAACTTGTCTTGTAGAAAATTTTGGTAAGCTGATTTTATGCATTATACCTAATTATGTGATGCTAAAATTTCCTTCTGATGCTGTAGAGAAGGAGATGAAAGGCGTAAAAAGGCACACTTATTATTATGGATATTGCATGTGTGCTAAAATGTTATGGTAAATCAGATTCTGTTGTTATAGAAAATAAGgttggtcaagtgcgagtctaAGGGCTAAGGGTTCCGCAAGAATATTCTGTCGAGAAACTAAAATTAGGCTTGAGGTTCTCCCACCCATCCTCGGGTTAGAACAGACATACATTATCAGTGAAAATTTAATCTATCTAGATGTCAAGGTTCATTAGACCCTTGCTATGACTCTTGAGGTTGATGAGACATgacagcctagtgacagacggcCAAAAAGAAGTGCCTTAGTAAAATAatagctataataataattgtttttgtttgtatgtacggAACCATAAAAACGCCCTAGAAGCGACGAAAGTTGGGAAATCTTTTCAAAGTCTTTCGACATTCTTTCTCACTGCAACTGATTTAATAAGTGACTAATAAAACTGTAGATTACTaacataatatctataaattatgAGTGGTAAAGTAAAATATGTAGGCAACATCTTCGCTTGCGCATTTAAGGAGAACAATCTTGGCTTACATATCTTGTCatgactttgtttttaaactcaTCGCTCaaatcaacttaaaaacaaaatgcgaCTTCCGCCAATGTAAAACAATTGAACCTGCTAAATCGAATATGTCGATAAAATATACGTAGATAAAGAACGAAGAGAAagaattttagaattttctctGGTTGATTTTCAGATCCTATGCATGTCCAAGGcagtaaatagttaaaaaaaaaacattaaacaagtgcgagttgaactcgcgtgaagagggttccgtacgatgttacctatcatgtttttggagttaaaaaatatgttctcacacattccacctgcaaatgtaagttggtacgcacaatattgagtgatttaccatgttattttaatatcatggacttcctataggttttcctataatctataaagagaaaactaatttctgtatttttttcaaaatattaggttcagtagtttcggagataaggggggtaatggtcaattttcgtctattttcttgaataacttagaaactatttattttaaaattacaaaaaaatacatttaagatcttctcaagaagacctttcatttgatatgccacacgatgcagttttcaaGTTTACTTACATGAGGCCTTTATAGTCAacactataatatattaataatagtcatatacatataataatgtgTTGACTCACGCGTacctatttatcgggattgcccgactagtttcggacccaaccggagtccttgacAATGACCATACTCTTCAAATACCTCTAAACCAACTAACTTAACCAAACaaccatatttttctaaaaatgtaggtattatagACGGCGAATGAAGAGAATATTAAATAGGTTCCgactttttttttgagaaactaAACCCTACAATTCACaaaattatagatataattatagattaaatCAAACTCATTGTACTTAtctacttcaaaaataaaataggagtACGCATTAGCCACGAGATTTGTTGAATGATGTCAGATTTACAAACCCCCATACATTTTTGGGGACCCTGACCTTTACGCATGTGAAGTAGTCTTCTTCTTTTTCGTACGGTTGATGCATATCTTGGTGATAGAGTTTTATGCCGCCTCATAGGCCTCGAACTTGACTTTACACGAGAAGTTCAAAAAGACATTGGTAAGCTTATTTTGCCAGTGCATATTAAAGTTAACATTTGAAGCTTAACaacatttgattttaaagtCCGTCCATCATACCACTAGACTATCATTGCTATAACAGCGCATGTGTCGCGTACCACATTTTGGGAGAGGCAGGCCCTGAAAGAAGCAGTGGCGGGAGCCCGGGACAGACATGTGTTCTACCGCCTGGATCTCGGTACACCACACATTtctcttaacattctcatcttTGTTGAATACAGTTCTCTTAGATCTGGATCTTAAAAATACGGCAAGTCGGAGCCAGCTGAAACGCGCATGCCATCAAACGTTATAGCTAAAAATGTATTCTGTCTCAGTTCTGCTGATTTTCAAGCCAACAGTTCACTTTTCAGTTTCTGTTGCCAGTTGCCATACCTCCACAAATGGCTATCTTGTACGAAATTCAAATGTCACGGGTCgctgaataattttaattatttcttgtcACATTCTTTCTTATTACTTGTGAATGATGATATTAAAATCGCTTGTTGTTTTTGTAGTGCATCCACCGACATATggttattaacatttataattatgtatgtggTTTTCACGAAGTCACGTGGCAGTCGGCCCAGCAATGTCTCTTAGTCGCAGTACTCCGTATGACTACACCCCGGAAAAAATCTTACCGATATTGGTGTGTCCTTTTATACAAACTCATATTGAATATAAACGACTTACATATTTCAGTGGTGAATTTGATTTGGCAatcattattgttgttttacaatcGTTTTTGGTCGCGTATAAACAGAGCCCGGCTTCGCTATTTACtgtaaattggattaaaataaaaaatatttgtattttcctaagcatttcatgtttaaaatttaattgtattgacagtgagtatTCAGAACCGTACAGAATTTCCAATTAtggtgttggcaaaatgcttaggaaaatatgaatagtgttattttaatccaatttccattcattcatcggccattgttaatagcgGATTTTTAGCCCGGGTacctaaacaaatttattacaagtattCAGTGGATATCAGtgttaaagttattatattgcTTTCATAGCTGCAATAAGTAAAACTGAGTCCATTACAAATTGGTGACGTCACTAATGAAAACAATGTAAGTTGGCATTGGATTTCAGTAAAAAAGGACTGTCGTATTCTATAAGACCCGTAGATTAATGGTAAAGTATTGTAGACTCATTCGTatgttaaatgaattaatattttaataaactcgaCTGCACTTAACTTAACTTAACTACCATCATGAACAGCATACCAAGATGCAATTTACTTACAGTGACTGGCTCGAAAAAAGTTCCAAGACAATCTTGCTGCAACTTCAGAAAAAATTGCAAAAGTCGACAACAAAACCGTTCCATTTGTGTTCATGAGTTTTGTTGCCGTCAGTACCTACGTAGATATAGTTTTCATCACAGACATTATAAATATAGTGTTGTGTTCCGCGTTCTTATTCAGAGTTTGTCTTTTGAAGTAAAGGTTAGCaagtaacttaaataatttaagtgtaGCTTacaagtataattttaattttcttctcgttattatttatatggGTGAGTAATGGTGGTCGCGCCATATCTATTGTAAAAGCTGTTTGTGTAATCTAGAAAGtgtgcttaattaaaataatgaaattcagttcattcaaattaaattcctGTTAATTAGTACGACAGTCTAATTTTCcgcaatttaattatttttgcacCGAACAAGTATTGACAACCAGAAGTGCTTCGTGAATTTATTATATCCGTGTGGATGCGAAGAGTTTAATTAcgatgtcaaataaataatcattaaatatcaagaggttttaatatgaaatatccGTGTTTTTACAACGCCCAAGAAATAAACCTTAATAACGATTGTAAATGGTTTCTTAAAGACCTAGTATAATTATAGTGAACTTGAATGGAAAAAGGGGAAACAATCCCGCGAATCTTTAAGAGGTAATAAACGAAGCACCCTAGCACCATGTCCTGTCGAAGTTGTGAAAGAGGGATGAGCTGTGTTTTACTGCATCttccaatatttcaaaaatcttaCTGCATGTAGTCGCGATTGATCCCTAAGGTGAGCGGGACTCCGACATATTCTCAAAGAGCAAATCTTTGGCAAAGGTTTTTTTGCATGTCTTATGGTTGAACTGAGCTGTAGCCTTCTGTCAAAGCTTATCTTGAGCCTCTTATCAGAGTTTATGGCTACTACTTggctaacaaaaacaaacctttGAAAAATTCACGACtgacgatgttttcctttaccgttttAAGCAAGTGATACTATGTGtcagaaaaacagtttttttttaatttccatatagttgtaaacagataaaattgaattaatatcaCTGCTTTAACTCGTTTGATAATGAAAACCTTAAACGAATAAGAAGAAGGCTAAAGGATCTCTCTAAGCTCCAATTGCAGGAAAGTCACGTGCTAGGTTATAAATGTAACTGTGTCATAAATAAGGTCATAAATCTTTCTTTATAGTTACTTACTATGTTTACTAACTGTATTTTATAATCTGTAACGGTTTATGACTACCTATCACCAgtcatttattttcacaatgGCAGTAGGTCACTTTACAAGGTAGTTTTAGCTTTGCGGAAACCAATTACCTACTGAGACTCCGCTGTCTATCCATCAttctatagttttaaaatgtataaatacttttaaaacgaatactttctgaaatactttttatgattttcacATATAGGTATTAAGTATCTTAAGGACACTTAAATTTTTTCAAGACTGTTCTTTATGAATAGCGCCTTGCGTATTAAGCTGAGCCAGGTGTTTAATTTGAATCGCATTGCTATCAGTTTTTTctgtaagataataataataatacgtacTATTAAAGTATAGATATTGTGTCTGTAAATTGGACCTTGAAAGTAAAGATGTTCGACTCCCACTTGAAACTCTTTAGAGACTATCAGCAATTAAGAAGCACtatgaagtaaatatttattacattattttagttttcgtAAAGATGTATATCGTTTTAGACAATTTAAAGTGCCCGATTTTCAGTTGTGTTGGTCTCCTCACGATATTTTGCTTCACTATTTTATACTTACAGTAGAAGTATTCATATAAACAAACAGAATTTTGtgtcatacaaaattatattggattaagacattttttattctataaatcaCATTTCTCATTCAGAACAATGAAACGATTTATTCttgttaacttttaattaacaaatatcacGTTTTAAACATACTCACTTTAGTTCTTCTTATTGTAAATTTTTCGTTGTTTAATCATCAATCATGGCATGTGGCCATGATTGATGTTATAAACAACTAAACAACAGTTTTATTAGTTCCTTGAAACTTTACGTTTTAACGTACTTTTGCTAGTTTATTTAGAAGATTTGTGATGATTTGGATGGCAAAGGTCGAGTTTCTACGTTTTAAAAGCGTAGGTAATATATTGCTTCATACATCCTTATATCCtaataaacgcaaaagtttgcgCGAATGTTATGTTTGATACTCTTTCGCGGTATCGTTAAATTTGCAGTCAATTTCGTTGACGATACAGATCAACAGATATGCTTTGCATTGACCTACAATTAACATTGCACCTTAGTAATGCACCTGCTATTATCAAGAAGTAACCATTAAGCAATCTGCGCAAAATCCTTAACAAGACTTATTAATCACTGTTATACccgaatagtaaaaaaaatatcaaaaacacacacattttaacattttagcCCAAAGTCAGTTAGCGGGCGTCGCGTTGATCGTTGACGGGATATTTTTTGTGCGATCAAGtcaagaaaaacaaagtttGATCAAGTAAACAACATAGACATTAAGCGttacactaaaatataaaattgtcgTATTCACCAACTCCCTTTAGTCGTCGTTTGATTTCCGTGAAGTTAAGTTtaaaaacggtgaagaaaaCAATCGCGAGGAATCGAAAAAAAGTGAGAATTTTTCAAGTGTGTGTTGAGCCACGTTAGCGGTGTTCGGTCTTTAAACCTACGCATCAACATCTATCATACATCAACTATcagataaaagtattttttatcttctttctGCAGCTGTGATGGCACAAACGGTTCAAGAAACGGCTACAGTGTTGGAAGAGGAAGCTCGCACGATGACTCTAGTTGCTCCAAAGACAACGCcaaggaaatataaatatatatacaccAACTTTCTTACATTTTCATATGCGCATCTAGCTGCATTGTACGGGCTTTATTTGTGCTTCACCTCTGCGAAATGGGAAACATTGCTATTctgtaagtgttttttttaatatcttcagtttcttatacataatatttaattactacgCTATTAGTACCTACTACTGCTTTGTACATTTACtatttacaaactattttttcttaaatgaaaatacaaaactaaatttgTGATTATGAAACAAGAACTTATGCAAGGTGATCGCAGAAACCGCATAATTAACTAATCTAAAAGATTACGATCTAAAGATAAGATTAATCTAACAAAAAGGGTCACAGGGTAaggtcatttaaaaacaataaaagaattcTCAATAGGctttaaaatgtacaaaacaaatactataaaaaatatttcgtaaatgtggtatttttgtttcttgcCCCTCGCACCCATTACAGTGTAGTCTGCAAATCTTATGAATGATTATGCTCTCAAAATTAATGTCCCTTTCCTAAGGGTAAAAACCGAACCTCATGCTGCacagctgtctgtccgtccatctgtcaatgggctgtatctcataaaccgtagTAGCtggatgaaattttaatagacGATGTTTTTCTGCTGCCGATGTTACAAAAATTCTGAAAAGATTTACAGAGGTAGTAATAGTAGTAGAGAACTTACATTGTTGATAGAATTAATGTTCTAGATAGCaaggacatcatcatcattggcctagccttttcccaactatgttggggtcggctaccagtctaaccgttttcagctaagtaccagtgttttacaaggagcgacggcctatctgacctcctcaacccagttacctgggcaacacgataccccttggttagactggttgtcagaatttttcaagcttctgactacctgtaacgactgtcaaagatttaggaataacagtcgggacccataatttaacgtgccttccgaaacacggaggaacttacttgccacttatgcggttatagcttagctacgagctcctcTCAAAGCAAGGACatcagtaatttaaaaattgctCCAATCATCTCTCTTGGGCTTAGTTCTTTCAAACGCCCATATGATGCATCTATACCACGCTTGTATCGAGACTTGTATTTACTTGTACCATTATACTCTTAAATACttacaaagtaaaatataattaatttaattattaagagtAATGAATTCCAAGTTCCTAGTAGTAGTAATGATGTATTAACTCATTgcttataaaacaatttgattgattttacaAGTGCCTTCTTGCACAAAATAGATCAAAGGTGGGTTATTATGTATCAACAgcatatttgactaaatctaataatatagatctgtatagtccgtcagagatattaaaaaaaaaacattgaatgcgTATTTCTAATTGAACAAATCATAAAAGGTAAGTTAGgtcttgctagtaaaaagcgtaggTAGgtgctggtaagtgacgtcacacaagattgAACTTCACATTATCCCCTTATTTTTTTggttacgagataaaagaaagaaaaatacatatctaATACTTTTAAATCTGTCTCACGGactaaaatgttgtttttttatgtcattgAATTTGGGTACTGCATTGTTAAAATGCAGTATATAATactcaaataaaacattgaaaatatttttttggatttgaatATCAGAGTTGAAATATTATGTGCTAAACGAAACAAAATCTTTTCAGCTTTCGTACTCTTCCACATGTCAAATATAGGCATCACCGCAGGGGCTCACCGACTCTGGACTCACAAGACTTTTAAAGCCAAATTGCCTTTGGAAATTGTCCTAATGATATTCAACTCTTTAGCCTTTCAAAACACGGCTATTACCTGGGCTAGAGAACATCGGCTACATCACAAATACAGCGATACTGATGCTGATCCCCACAATGCGTCAAGAGGGTTCTTCTACTCGCATGTTGGCTGGctattagtaaaaaaacatcCCGATGTCCTGAAATATGGAAAAACTATAGACATGTCGGATGTATACAATAATCCTGTGTTAAAATTTCAGAAAAAGTGAGTATAATGTGTAATTTAAGATgtcttaaattgttttatcgACTTCTGTGAGTCATACTGTAATCAATttcgattattattttcttgttacagGTACGCAGTACCCTTAATTGGAACAGTTTGTTTTGCTCTTCCAACTTTGATTCCAGTCTACTTTTGGGGCGAATCGTGGAACAACGCTTGGCACATAGCCTTATTTCGATACATATTCAATCTTAACGTGACTTTTCTAGTCAACAGTGCTGCGCATATCTGGGGGAATAAGCCTTATGATAAAAGCATCTTGCCCGCTCAAAACCTGCTGGTTTCCTTCCTAGCAAGTGGAGAAGGCTTCCATAATTACCATCACGTCTTTCCATGGGATTACCGCACAGCAGAATTAGGGAATAACTTCCTGAATTTGACGACGCTGTTCATTGATTTTTGTGCCTGGTTTGGATGGGCTTATGACTTGAAGTCTGTATCAGAGGATATTATAAAACAGAGAGCTGAACGAACAGGTGACGGTTCTTCAGGGGTCATTTGGGGATGGGACGACAAAGACATGGACCGCGATATAAAATCTAAAGCTAACATTTTTTATGCTAAAAAGGAATGAAAactcaaacaaataataaattgtataattattgtgataatttagaaatattagatGTTCCTTCATTTACTgaactttaacaataaattattttatttaagttttgagTTTTAATTACCCCTCCATGTTTAGCACGTACAAATGTGCTCTGATAGATTTAAGGTATTAAGTGAGGCTTTAAAGTTTAATCGGGATTCTGAAGCCTAGTTGACGGCAGTTTTTGACGGGTTACTTTTAACAggttaaaaatgttacaaaacgACACATCTGAAGTAGTTCATAATGATAATTTAAGTtgattttgaggcacttcccaataagcttGCAGGCTGAAATTTCCATGATAGCTTCAATCTcaatgaaaatgcaatttaccaCTATTAAAACCGGTAGAACGATTTGAACATTTGAAATTGGCTTTTCagatttattaagtaataaagaTTGAACAAGAAGTgttacttaaaatgaaatattgtctATATAATAGACAAGTCCAATACACCGCTGTCAAAGACTTCTGTTTTGTCAGACATATTGATAGAAATGTCATTAGTTATGAATTTTAGTTGTTAGCAATTTACTCTTATCCATGTCCAAGACGgcgcatatttttttttgcttctgCGACAAATAGAATCTACAAAGGTGATTTTCTACAAGATATATTTAGgaatctttatattattatgtgccTGCTCAGTTGTAACCGCCGTCGTAAATGCATCCTCACGAGAAATTCtggtaagtttaatttttgttaggTAAGGCGGTGTACACACGGCACCGCGAACCATCCATTCAAGCGGTGATGTAGATTTTATGTTGCTTTGGCTTTAAATAATCCGTTCTTGCCTTATATCTACTCGTACAACCACCTCTGGCCAAGCGGTGATATAATCTTCACCTCCTGTGACAATGCGCGCTACCGTGTGCTAATCGCCTAATTTATGAGTATAATAAGGCAGTGCAAGTGATTTTCcgcttatatttaaaattggcAGTTGTATTTGCTCTACATAACAAGGAGTCATGGGAGTTCACACATCGTTTTTACCAATTTCTACTTTACTACCACTTTTAAAGGCACGGTACGTTACGGCtaacatctaaaaatatttttttctcaagaggaaacaaaatcaatttgCGTGTAATGAATGTTGTTATGATACATTATACATTGCCACGCCCTGACCAAACGACCGAGTGCCGCTTCCCAATTTCTCCCTCTAGGAGTTGTTCCTGAAGAATCCCCTGCTTTACCAGTTTATGTAATGTTTCAGACAAGTAgacataaactactgaatacgGGCATCGAAACAAAACCTGGGCAATGGCCTCATCACGTAAgaagttttcattatttttcgcggatttaataattatcatctaattaatttactgtacattttttatgtacagaacttttaaaatatacttccTAATTTTCTGGACCCTTTGCTTTGAGCTAATGCTCACAAAGGGATAAGGATAGTGACTATTAATCATTATCTTTGTAAAAGCCAGTCAGCGCTAATCGATCTATAACGGTGGacatttgaaataaacttaaaaagcTTACCTTAACAATTTACCCAATAACAGATGGTTGATCTTTTTCCGAAATCTATTAATTCCTGTACCCGAGACTGCTTTATTCACGATCTCTTACTTTCTGATTTCTTTCTTATTGTTAGCTACATACTTATTTGTTAAATTGATGTTTGTTTAGGTGTTGGTCTACAGGCTATACGATCGGTGGAGGTTGATGTACCGAGCCTTCTGTGCCGGCTCTATCATTGCAGAGACCAGGGTTCTCACGTCAGCGCATTGTTTCCTTACAAATAGAAAACAGTAAGAATGTACTCTTATTTccttgttattattaaattgttcaaCAAGTGAAAATATTGCTCGAGTCCTGAGACTGACCTTATCGTCTTCTTTATTTGGCCTTTGCGTATGGGGGCTGCCGTAACCCTTTGGACAAGCCTCCTGGTCCAGCAGGCATTGGAAATGGGCTCTCCTGAACTTTGCTGATCTCGTAGATCTCATATTACCATGGGAATTGAACAGTTGCAATTGGATGTGCTTTACCAtgtgcgctgtcttgcttcctcGAAGGTTAAAGACCTAGAAAAACATAAACGAAGTCTATCATCGCAAGTCAGTAAAGAAGGTACTTTTCTTCATACGTTAgagaaacataaaacattaccACAATGACCCTAGACGTTGATGTTCCCATATTAATATACTTCTTGGTGGCGCTTTTGTTTTGGGCGTTAACAGTGCTCTTTGTGTAACTTAATTTGCGtaacaacttattatttttacgccTTTGAGCATGACCGATTTCATTGTTTCAGTTTATCTGAGTAAGTGTGAATTCTCAAGTTTTAACATACCTATGTTTCTATTCCTTTGTCGTCAAAAATAATGGGAAAACTGGATTAGGTACAGTTGTGTGAATGTAGTTTGTCGCACCTATGTCGTAACAATGGCCACCGGACGACCTGTTACACACGGGAAAAATCAGAAGGCTGGAAATGTCCTATTGTTTAAAGCAAACAGGATTGCAATAGTTGAAGCAAGATAGCGCACTAAATGGTATG contains:
- the LOC113498272 gene encoding acyl-CoA Delta(11) desaturase-like is translated as MAQTVQETATVLEEEARTMTLVAPKTTPRKYKYIYTNFLTFSYAHLAALYGLYLCFTSAKWETLLFSFVLFHMSNIGITAGAHRLWTHKTFKAKLPLEIVLMIFNSLAFQNTAITWAREHRLHHKYSDTDADPHNASRGFFYSHVGWLLVKKHPDVLKYGKTIDMSDVYNNPVLKFQKKYAVPLIGTVCFALPTLIPVYFWGESWNNAWHIALFRYIFNLNVTFLVNSAAHIWGNKPYDKSILPAQNLLVSFLASGEGFHNYHHVFPWDYRTAELGNNFLNLTTLFIDFCAWFGWAYDLKSVSEDIIKQRAERTGDGSSGVIWGWDDKDMDRDIKSKANIFYAKKE